A window of Diabrotica virgifera virgifera chromosome 9, PGI_DIABVI_V3a contains these coding sequences:
- the LOC126891305 gene encoding uncharacterized protein LOC126891305 has protein sequence MAGKATCASVKRAVGDRRRSVDDCSWLFISLNTVNRKNADLIWCQKMKIKSEDITIEAMRRLREARKKDPELYEEEKRKERERWKRRKEQGKIKNIDQMTDREKRKQRKKWRESSKQNYDKTKQAKNLLIKLSEESPPPSPVPEQLLDQAGPSNQNEDGRVREGRLRRRRKLEKLNKEILSLKMRLKIEENKKLKYKQKVKRLKSKYENTKPTPIRNVENLLEKQKVSPAVKRRLVFGEVLKKQLTENYKEKIHIRNIIHQQRTIKAIKTNLRSDEVLIHLDFSENYNCKYNEEVQSAHFGGSKPQLSLHTVVTRDCNPVWFRIRPDPVGFTIIRPDPTGLAVYLIIFAICGIAIGTGKIH, from the exons ATGGCGGGAAAAGCCACGTGTGCCAGTGTTAAACGAGCCGTCGGTGACAGAAGACGTTCTGTTGACGATTGCAGTTGGTTATTTATTAGTCTCAACACCGTGAATAGAAAAAACGCAG ATTTAATATGGTGTCAAAAGATGAAAATCAAAAGCGAAGACATAACAATAGAAGCCATGAGGAGGTTGCGCGAAGCAAGAAAAAAAGATCCAGAGCTATATGAAGAAGAAAAGCGAAAAGAAAGAGAGCGATGGAAAAGACGTAAAGAacaaggaaaaattaaaaatatagaccAAATGACAGATAGAGAAAAAAGAAAACAACGTAAAAAGTGGAGAGAAAGCAGCAAACAAAATTACGATAAAACAAAGCAAGCCAAGAACCTCTTaataaaattatctgaagaaagTCCTCCCCCAAGTCCTGTTCCAGAGCAGTTGCTTGATCAAGCAGGTCCTTCAAATCAAAATGAAGATGGCAGAGTTCGAGAAGGGCGGCTAAGAAGACGAAGAAAGTTAGAGAAATTAAATAAGGAAATATTAAGTTTGAAAATGCGATTAAAGATTGAAGAGAATAAGAAACTGAAATACAAACAAAAAGTAAAGCGACTAAAATCGAAGTATGAAAACACAAAGCCCACTCCTATAAGAAATGTAGAAAATTTGTTGGAAAAGCAAAAAGTTAGCCCTGCAGTTAAAAGAAGACTAGTATTTGGAGAGGTCCTAAAAAAACAATTAACAGAAAACTATAAAGAAAAAA TCCACATCAGAAACATTATTCATCAACAAAGAACAATAAAAGCTATTAAAACAAATTTACGGTCTGACGAAGTTTTAATACATTTAGATTTTTCTGAGAATTACAATTGCAAGTACAATGAAGAAGTACAATCCGCTCATTTCGGGGGATCAAAGCCCCAACTTTCACTCCACACAGTAGTTACTAGGGATTGCAATCCGGTATGGTTTCGAATCCGGCCGGATCCGGTCGGATTTACGATAATCCGGCCGGATCCGACCGGATTGGCAGTATACCTGATTATATTTGCAATTTGCGGTATTGCCATTGGCACTGGGAAGATACACTAA